The DNA window CGGGGAGCTGATTCCCTGCAGTTTGGATCCGCTTACGGGGTTTTTCCGTAATGGAAAATGTGATACCCGGGCGGAGGATCAGGGTATGCATACCATTTGCGTGCGGATGACGGCCGAGTTTCTGGCCTATTCGAAATCGGTGGGGAATGATCTCTCGACGCCGATTCCCGAATTCGGGTTTCAGGGGTGCAAGGAGGGTGACTTCTGGTGCCTGTGTCTTTCCCGCTGGATTCAGGCGTATGATGCCGGGTGTGCCCCGAAAATCCGTTTGGAATCGACTCATGCTTCGGTGCTTGAGTTTCTTGAACGTGATACGCTTGAACAGTTTGCGGAAAAATCCGTTTAGTAACGGTCCTTGGTCAGCATTCGTAATTTTCCGCGAGGTTCTGATTGCTGAAGTGATGAAAGCTCTTCTATTTTTTTTAGCTCTGTGATTAGTTGGCCGAATTGTTGCTTGTATGACCGCATGGGACAATTTGGTTAATACACAATGATATCGTTTTCGGCGGCCATTTTTTTTGATGCATTTCTGCATCTGGGGATCTATATTTTAGCCGGTCTGGTGCTGTACTATGTATTGTGCAAACAGGCCGATGAGCTGTTTGAAATCAAACATAAGAAAACCGTCTATGTGATGTCGATGGTCTTCGTTGCTCATACTTCTCTTGTGCATTTCCCTTGGTCTCCCTGGCCGTTAACCATGTTGCTCCTGCTGGCACTTTCCATTGCACTCGTCATCGCTTTTTTCGAAGTACCCCTCCGGGAAGCTGCCGTTTCTGCGGGAATTCTTGTTATCATATGCA is part of the Pontiella agarivorans genome and encodes:
- a CDS encoding DUF2237 family protein, whose product is MAKNVLGGELIPCSLDPLTGFFRNGKCDTRAEDQGMHTICVRMTAEFLAYSKSVGNDLSTPIPEFGFQGCKEGDFWCLCLSRWIQAYDAGCAPKIRLESTHASVLEFLERDTLEQFAEKSV